TTCTGGCTGTCACTAATTCCCGGTTTACGCGCAAATAGTCGAGTTGTGCGCTGAGCCATTCTTCTCCGTCACGGTAAGCAGCGGTCGCAGCAACGTAGGCCAGAATATTGACGTGCGGAACGATGCCCTCGCTGGTGTCGAGAAAGTTTTTCCGTAACTGAGGATTAGGGATGATGGCCATTGAGGCGCCGAGACCGGCCAGATTAAAGGTTTTCGACGGCGACAACAGGGTAATGGAGCGCTGTTCTGCATCGGCATTGAGCGAGGCAAACGGAATATGTTTCAGCCCCGGCTCGAGGATCAGGTCGCAGTGAATTTCATCGCAGCACACCACTAAATTGTGGCGTCGGGCGAACTCCTGTTGTTCCAGCAACTCTTCGCGGCGATAGACTGTTCCGCCCGGATTATACGGATTGCATAGCATCAGCAACTTTTCGCTGCCATCCATTTGATTTTCGGCAGCGGCGAAATCGGCCACCCAACGCTGATTCTGCTCAATTACATTAACCGATTTAAACTGACGCCCTTCGGATTGCGCCGCCTGCATAAACGGTGGGTAAATCGGCGTGGGCATCAGGCTGGTCTCATGCTGACTCACGTTGGCGCGCACGGCGACGTTTAATCCGCAAACCAGTCCGGGCAGCCAGACAATCCATTCGGGGTTAATAGTCCAGCCGTAGCGTTCTGCCAGACGTTTTACCACTAAATCAATCAGTTCCGGCGGCGTAAATCCATAACCGAACACGCCTTCTGCCACGCGTTGCTGCAACTCTTTGATAACCTGAGGCGGAGAAGTGAAGTCGGTATCGGCGACCCAAAGTGGAATGACATCCTGATTATTGTATTTATT
The Rahnella variigena genome window above contains:
- a CDS encoding MalY/PatB family protein, which codes for MTLNFDLWVDRSHSDSVKWNKYNNQDVIPLWVADTDFTSPPQVIKELQQRVAEGVFGYGFTPPELIDLVVKRLAERYGWTINPEWIVWLPGLVCGLNVAVRANVSQHETSLMPTPIYPPFMQAAQSEGRQFKSVNVIEQNQRWVADFAAAENQMDGSEKLLMLCNPYNPGGTVYRREELLEQQEFARRHNLVVCCDEIHCDLILEPGLKHIPFASLNADAEQRSITLLSPSKTFNLAGLGASMAIIPNPQLRKNFLDTSEGIVPHVNILAYVAATAAYRDGEEWLSAQLDYLRVNRELVTARINAMPGLRMLPPEGTYLGWIDASALPVQDPYRFFVEAGVGFSGGAAFGAPGFVRINFGCQRALLEKAMDRMESALQSLER